A genomic segment from Drosophila miranda strain MSH22 chromosome 3, D.miranda_PacBio2.1, whole genome shotgun sequence encodes:
- the LOC108160511 gene encoding cytosolic non-specific dipeptidase, producing MSALPSELQQFFAFVDGKKGDYIGALKTAVGIQSVSAWPDKRGEIDRMVDWTADKLKALGTEIELADVGKQTLPSGQIIPLPKVLLGTLGKDPTKKTVLVYGHLDVQPALKEDGWDTDPFVLTEVDGKLFGRGASDDKGPVLCWIHAIEAYQKLNIPLPLNVKFVFEGMEESGSEGLDDLLMERKNDFLADVDYVCISDNYWLGKKRPCLTYGLRGLAYFQLEVECATKDLHSGVFGGTVHEAMPDLCYLLSVLVDKDTNILIPGVDRDVAPQLKNEKEIYENIDFEVAEYKKDVGVEQLPHNGDKTRLLQARWRFPSLSIHGIEGAFYEPGAKTVIPKKVIGKFSIRLVPDQDPKHIEECVVKYINDKWVERGSPNKMKVVMLSAGKPWTEDPNHPHYEAAKRAIKHVFNVEPDMTREGGSIPVTLTLQEATGKNVILVPVGACDDGAHSQNEKIDIYNYIEGTKLLGAYLHEVGKL from the exons atgTCAGCGCTTCCCAGTGAACTTCAGCAATTCTTCGC CTTCGTTGATGGCAAGAAAGGCGATTACATAGGCGCTCTAAAAACCGCTGTGGGGATTCAGTCCGTTTCGGCTTGGCCTGATAAGCGCGGCGAAATCGATCGCATGGTTGACTGGACCGCTGACAAGCTAAAGGCATTGGGCACAGAAATCGAGCTTGCAGATGTGGGTAAGCAGACCCTGCCGAGCGGCCAGATAATTCCGTTGCCAAAGGTGCTGCTGGGGACTCTGGGCAAGGACCCCACTAAGAAGACTGTCTTGGTCTATGGCCACCTTGATGTGCAGCCTGCCTTGAAGGAGGACGGCTGGGACACCGATCCTTTTGTGCTCACTGAGGTCGATGGAAAGCTGTTTGGCCGCGGGGCATCCGACGACAAGGGACCTGTCCTGTGCTGGATTCATGCGATCGAGGCATACCAGAAGCTGAACATTCCACTGCCACTTAACGTTAAGTTTGTGTTCGAGGGAATGGAGGAGAGTGGCAGCGAAGGCCTCGACGATCTCTTGATGGAACGCAAAAATGATTTCCTTGCTGATGTTGACTACGTTTGCATTTCGGACAACTACTGGTTGGGAAAAAAACGTCCCTGCCTCACCTATGGTCTCCGTGGCTTGGCTTATTTCCAGTTGGAGGTAGAGTGTGCCACCAAGGATCTGCACAGTGGAGTTTTCGGTGGAACCGTTCATGAAGCAATGCCAGATCTTTGCTACCTGCTCAGCGTACTCGTCGACAAGGACACCAATATACTGATTCCAGGAGTGGATCGTGAC GTGGCTCCGCAGCTAAAAAACGAGAAAGAAATCTACGAGAACATCGACTTTGAAGTGGCCGAGTATAA GAAAGACGTTGGTGTCGAGCAGCTGCCGCATAACGGCGACAAAACGAGACTACTTCAGGCCAGATGGCGGTTTCCCAGTTTGTCCATTCATGGAATCGAAGGTGCTTTTTATGAGCCGGGCGCAAAGACTGTTATACCCAAGAAGGTCATTGGCAAATTTTCCATTCGTTTAGTACCCGACCAAGACCCAAAGCACATTGAGGAGTGCGTTGTAAAGTACATCAATGATAAATGGGTGGAGCGTGGCTCACCGAACAAGATGAAG GTCGTCATGCTGTCAGCTGGCAAGCCCTGGACTGAGGATCCCAACCACCCACACTACGAGGCTGCGAAGCGTGCTATCAAGCATGTGTTCAATGTGGAACCTGACATGACTCGCGAAGGCGGCTCCATTCCTGTCACCCTCACATTGCAGGAAGCGACTGGAAAAAATGTCATCCTGGTGCCTGTGGGTGCTTGCGATGATGGTGCTCATTCTCAAAATGAAAAGATCGACATTTACAACTACATTGAAGGG ACCAAACTTCTCGGCGCCTATCTGCACGAGGTGGGAAAGTTGTAG